Proteins encoded within one genomic window of Actinoplanes octamycinicus:
- a CDS encoding SigE family RNA polymerase sigma factor has product MTYEEFADSRLSALLRYAVMLTGDPTAAQDLVQETMLRVQLHWRRVARSDSPDGYVRRIMTNQFIESRRASWWRRVLLRADPDPVVAAPTDHAAESAERDRVWSLLARLPRRQRAALVLRYYEDLPDQEIADILGCAVGTVRSSISRGLDALRAELVEAR; this is encoded by the coding sequence GTGACCTACGAGGAATTCGCCGACAGCCGGCTCAGCGCGTTGCTGCGCTATGCCGTCATGCTGACCGGCGACCCCACCGCCGCGCAGGACCTGGTGCAGGAGACCATGCTCCGGGTCCAGCTGCACTGGCGCCGGGTGGCCCGCAGCGACTCGCCGGACGGTTACGTCCGCCGGATCATGACCAACCAGTTCATCGAGTCGCGTCGCGCCTCCTGGTGGCGCCGGGTGCTGTTGCGGGCCGATCCGGACCCGGTGGTCGCGGCGCCCACCGACCATGCGGCCGAGAGCGCCGAGCGGGACCGGGTCTGGTCGCTGCTGGCCCGGCTGCCCCGCCGGCAGCGCGCCGCCCTGGTCCTGCGCTATTACGAGGACCTGCCCGACCAGGAGATCGCCGACATTCTCGGCTGCGCCGTCGGGACGGTGCGATCGTCCATCTCGCGAGGGCTCGACGCGCTTCGCGCCGAGCTGGTGGAGGCCCGATGA
- a CDS encoding LCP family protein, translated as MSKVEEELRAAFERHEALVPDPAPVRDRIDFAWVRVKRRRARQRVIGAAAAVLLAGVGLPIAVRGWGHGEPPAGEVTAAVGSAAPVTGPVDVLLIGSDLRLGEASARADTVMLLHVPADRGAAWMVSLPRDGIVDIPGHGTDKLNKTLTLGGPRLTAQTVTRLTGIEPDAAVVVDLTALSAVTEAVGGVTMCLHGTIPPAFGRKGFPAGCHHIGGDDVTPLLRARIGLPNGSYDRDENAQKFLRALTGKLTAGGAVDPAQLRRLLAAARDGVRIDGDLAGLLRVVEALGRPEVIGIREPSFASRASGEEIYPIVGKSLYQAIRDDRLEEWATANPRLVSRQPAGQR; from the coding sequence ATGAGCAAGGTGGAAGAGGAGCTGCGCGCCGCCTTCGAGCGGCACGAGGCGCTGGTTCCGGATCCGGCGCCGGTGCGCGACCGCATCGACTTCGCTTGGGTACGGGTGAAGCGCCGCCGTGCCAGGCAGCGGGTGATCGGGGCGGCCGCCGCGGTGCTGCTCGCCGGCGTCGGTCTGCCGATCGCGGTCCGCGGCTGGGGACACGGCGAGCCGCCGGCCGGGGAGGTGACCGCGGCGGTGGGCTCGGCGGCCCCGGTCACCGGCCCGGTCGACGTGCTGCTGATCGGCAGTGATCTCCGGCTCGGTGAGGCGTCCGCGCGGGCGGACACCGTCATGCTGCTGCACGTGCCGGCCGACCGCGGCGCGGCGTGGATGGTGAGCCTGCCCCGTGACGGGATCGTCGACATCCCCGGTCACGGCACCGACAAGCTCAACAAGACGCTGACGCTGGGTGGTCCGCGGCTGACCGCCCAGACCGTGACGAGGCTGACCGGGATCGAGCCGGATGCCGCGGTGGTGGTCGACCTCACCGCCCTGAGCGCGGTGACCGAGGCGGTCGGTGGCGTGACGATGTGCCTGCACGGGACGATCCCGCCGGCGTTCGGGCGCAAGGGCTTCCCCGCGGGCTGCCACCACATCGGCGGGGACGATGTCACGCCGTTGCTGCGAGCCCGGATCGGTCTGCCGAACGGTTCCTACGACCGCGACGAGAATGCTCAGAAGTTTCTCCGCGCCCTGACCGGCAAGCTGACCGCCGGCGGCGCGGTGGATCCGGCCCAGCTGCGCCGGTTGCTGGCCGCGGCGCGGGACGGCGTCCGGATCGACGGAGACCTGGCCGGTCTGCTGCGGGTCGTCGAGGCGCTCGGCAGACCCGAGGTGATCGGGATCCGCGAGCCCTCCTTCGCCAGCCGGGCCTCGGGCGAGGAGATCTATCCGATCGTGGGGAAAAGCCTGTACCAGGCGATCCGTGACGATCGGCTCGAGGAGTGGGCCACCGCCAACCCCCGGCTGGTGTCCCGCCAGCCGGCCGGTCAGCGGTAG
- the fbaA gene encoding class II fructose-bisphosphate aldolase → MPHKPAPARGVTDGGGSARHRRVCRQLRQHQARCGRHRGIPRTAAVPFRRLRQARGANFGAISVTHRDCGILPAGGQRGPALCCPHAIARSAPMPIASPEVYAEMLDRAKAGAFAYPAINVTSSQTLNAALQGFAEAGSDGIVQISTGGAEYASGPTIKNMITGAVALAEYATEVAKNYPVNIALHTDHCPKDKLDKYVRPLIAISQERVNKGLAPLFQSHMWDGSAVPLEENLEIAEELLAAAAAAKIILEIEVGVVGGEEDGVSAAIDDKLYSTVEDGLATAAKLGLGERGRYLTALTFGNVHGVYKPGNVKLRPEILKEIQDAIGAKYGKEKPLDLVFHGGSGSLLSEIHGALDYGVVKMNIDTDTQYAFTRPVVDHIMRNYDGVLKVDGEVGNKKAYDPRAWGKLAENGLAKRVVEACEHLRSTGTTLSK, encoded by the coding sequence ATGCCGCACAAACCGGCACCGGCCCGCGGGGTCACCGACGGTGGCGGGTCCGCCCGCCACCGGCGCGTCTGTCGGCAGCTGCGTCAGCACCAGGCACGATGCGGTCGGCACAGGGGCATACCGCGCACCGCGGCGGTTCCGTTTCGCCGGTTACGTCAGGCCCGGGGAGCGAATTTCGGGGCGATTTCCGTTACGCACCGCGACTGCGGAATACTGCCTGCTGGAGGACAGCGCGGTCCTGCCCTCTGCTGCCCGCATGCAATAGCAAGGAGCGCACCGATGCCTATCGCTTCTCCCGAGGTCTACGCCGAAATGCTCGATCGCGCCAAGGCCGGCGCGTTCGCCTACCCGGCGATCAACGTGACGTCCTCGCAGACCCTCAACGCGGCCCTGCAGGGCTTCGCGGAGGCCGGCAGCGACGGCATCGTTCAGATCTCCACCGGTGGCGCGGAGTACGCGTCCGGCCCGACGATCAAGAACATGATCACGGGTGCGGTCGCGCTGGCCGAGTACGCCACCGAGGTCGCCAAGAACTACCCGGTCAACATCGCGCTGCACACCGACCACTGCCCCAAGGACAAGCTGGACAAGTACGTCCGTCCGCTGATCGCGATCTCGCAGGAGCGGGTCAACAAGGGCCTGGCCCCGCTGTTCCAGTCGCACATGTGGGACGGCTCGGCCGTGCCGCTGGAGGAGAACCTGGAGATCGCCGAGGAGCTGCTGGCCGCCGCCGCGGCTGCGAAGATCATCCTGGAGATCGAGGTCGGCGTCGTCGGTGGCGAGGAGGACGGCGTCTCCGCCGCGATCGACGACAAGCTGTACTCGACCGTCGAGGACGGCCTGGCCACCGCCGCCAAGCTGGGCCTGGGCGAGCGGGGCCGCTACCTGACCGCGCTGACCTTCGGCAACGTGCACGGCGTCTACAAGCCGGGCAACGTCAAGCTGCGCCCGGAGATCCTCAAGGAGATCCAGGACGCGATCGGCGCGAAGTACGGCAAGGAGAAGCCGCTCGACCTGGTCTTCCACGGCGGCTCCGGCTCGCTGCTCTCGGAGATCCACGGCGCCCTGGACTACGGCGTGGTGAAGATGAACATCGACACCGACACGCAGTACGCGTTCACCCGCCCGGTCGTCGACCACATCATGCGCAACTACGACGGTGTGCTGAAGGTGGACGGCGAGGTCGGCAACAAGAAGGCGTACGACCCGCGCGCCTGGGGCAAGCTCGCCGAGAACGGTCTGGCCAAGCGCGTCGTCGAGGCGTGCGAGCACCTCCGGTCGACCGGAACCACTCTCTCGAAGTAA
- a CDS encoding LOG family protein has protein sequence MPDPLQPVLGGDAPFDATAFEIESREEFDTHLVRNSLAGLIVLGLRLDRHPPDLSAVDVRDTLFVGCHLASPEVETDLIRRGAHLIPSFRSCPYPTHPALLYTPEDLAAGFAEGGFAGMYDTIVYRHFLDHGGAVPDVREAVAQRLHDAGIDNALGKALAAWASVHGAAGAVGIMGGHAEPRGSEPYRMAATLARRLARSGRLIVTGGGPGVMEAANLGAYFASRTERDLAAAIDMLAPAPDFLDHDPYTAAALGVRASYPLPAVDLADRLRHGGLALPTWLYGHEPANLFAGQIGKYFSNAVREDSILRLSRGGIVFAPGWAGTVQEVFQAATKTFYRTDGPSGAFVFLGVEHWTKLPVVDLLGTLLARSPHGDQSGLIVVTDSLDEAMAALVK, from the coding sequence ATGCCCGATCCCCTGCAACCGGTGCTCGGCGGCGACGCGCCGTTCGACGCCACCGCCTTCGAGATCGAATCCCGCGAGGAGTTCGACACCCACCTGGTCAGGAACTCCCTGGCCGGACTGATCGTTCTCGGTCTGCGCCTGGACCGTCATCCCCCCGATCTGTCCGCCGTCGACGTCCGGGACACGCTCTTCGTCGGCTGTCACCTGGCCTCGCCGGAGGTGGAGACCGACCTGATCCGGCGCGGCGCGCACCTGATCCCGTCGTTCCGCAGCTGCCCCTACCCGACCCATCCGGCGCTGCTCTACACCCCGGAGGACCTGGCCGCCGGGTTCGCCGAGGGCGGCTTCGCCGGGATGTACGACACGATCGTCTATCGGCACTTCCTCGACCACGGCGGGGCGGTCCCGGACGTGCGTGAGGCGGTCGCCCAGCGGCTGCACGACGCCGGGATCGACAACGCGCTGGGCAAGGCGCTGGCCGCCTGGGCGTCGGTGCACGGCGCGGCCGGCGCGGTCGGGATCATGGGCGGGCACGCCGAGCCGCGCGGGTCGGAGCCGTACCGGATGGCCGCGACGCTGGCCCGGCGGCTGGCGAGAAGCGGGCGGCTGATCGTCACCGGCGGCGGTCCGGGCGTGATGGAGGCGGCGAACCTGGGGGCGTACTTCGCCTCCCGGACCGAGCGGGACCTGGCCGCCGCGATCGACATGCTGGCCCCCGCGCCGGACTTCCTGGACCACGACCCCTACACCGCCGCGGCGCTGGGCGTCCGGGCGTCCTACCCGCTGCCCGCGGTGGATCTGGCCGACCGGCTGCGGCACGGCGGGCTGGCGCTGCCCACCTGGCTCTACGGCCACGAGCCGGCCAACCTGTTCGCCGGGCAGATCGGCAAGTACTTCTCCAACGCGGTCCGGGAGGACTCGATCCTGCGGCTGTCCCGGGGCGGGATCGTCTTCGCGCCCGGCTGGGCCGGCACCGTGCAGGAGGTCTTCCAGGCCGCGACGAAGACGTTCTACCGCACCGACGGGCCGTCCGGGGCGTTCGTCTTCCTCGGCGTCGAGCACTGGACCAAGCTGCCGGTGGTCGACCTGCTGGGCACGCTGCTCGCCCGGTCACCGCACGGCGATCAGTCCGGTCTGATCGTGGTGACCGACTCGCTTGACGAGGCGATGGCGGCGCTGGTCAAATAA
- a CDS encoding ADP-ribosylglycohydrolase family protein: MRAASGSMFGLAYGDALGKPTEFMDYPAIVSRYGPAGPRQLVGEPALVTDDTQMALAVGEALLEVPDPTAGRLEPVLRRRFLAWAYSPENDRAPGMTCLRAIGELAKDGPWIEATQSDSKGCGANMRVTPVGLVPGLTDDQRAGVAQFQAALTHGHPTGLAASELTAYAVHWLRGGLAPADLLAALRDRCDEQRKIYRGDWLGDLWQRPMTSSPEDFIAKGWDECAAALDKVAEGLAAGRFEGDPCLVTGAGWIAEEALATALYCYLISPDEPVTVLGRAAASSGDSDSIACLAGAFAGAARGLGAWPADWQTQIEYSDRLMRLGTAWD, encoded by the coding sequence ATGCGTGCTGCATCGGGATCGATGTTCGGTTTGGCCTACGGCGATGCGCTCGGGAAACCCACCGAGTTCATGGACTACCCGGCCATCGTGTCCCGCTACGGCCCGGCCGGCCCGCGGCAGCTCGTCGGCGAGCCCGCGCTGGTCACCGACGACACGCAGATGGCGCTCGCGGTCGGCGAGGCGCTCCTCGAGGTGCCGGACCCGACCGCCGGCCGGCTCGAGCCGGTGCTCCGCCGCCGGTTCCTGGCCTGGGCCTACAGCCCGGAGAACGACCGCGCCCCCGGGATGACCTGCCTGCGGGCGATCGGTGAGCTGGCCAAGGACGGGCCGTGGATCGAGGCGACCCAGTCCGACTCCAAGGGCTGCGGGGCGAACATGCGGGTCACCCCGGTCGGGCTGGTCCCCGGGCTGACCGACGACCAGCGGGCCGGGGTGGCGCAGTTCCAGGCCGCGCTGACCCACGGCCACCCGACCGGCCTGGCGGCGAGCGAGCTCACGGCGTACGCGGTGCATTGGCTCCGCGGCGGCCTCGCGCCGGCGGACCTCCTCGCCGCGCTCCGCGATCGCTGCGATGAGCAGCGGAAGATCTACCGGGGGGACTGGCTGGGCGATCTCTGGCAGCGACCGATGACCTCGTCGCCGGAGGACTTCATCGCGAAGGGCTGGGACGAGTGCGCGGCCGCGCTCGACAAGGTCGCCGAAGGGCTCGCCGCCGGGCGGTTCGAGGGCGACCCGTGCCTGGTCACCGGCGCCGGCTGGATCGCCGAGGAGGCCCTGGCCACCGCGCTCTACTGCTATCTGATCTCCCCGGACGAGCCGGTCACGGTGCTCGGCCGGGCCGCCGCCTCGTCCGGCGACTCGGACTCGATCGCCTGCCTGGCCGGCGCGTTCGCCGGCGCGGCCCGCGGCCTGGGCGCCTGGCCCGCCGACTGGCAGACCCAGATCGAGTACTCGGACCGCCTCATGCGCCTCGGCACCGCCTGGGACTGA
- a CDS encoding DUF3151 domain-containing protein gives MQNLLPEPPATRLPADADADQALAAAAAAGTDEAFKAVAARFPAYSAAWAPLAANALTAGEPVTAYAYARTGYHRGLDALRRNGWKGHGPVPWSHEPNQGFLRCLHALSQAAAAIGEADEAARCAQFLRDSDPAAADALS, from the coding sequence ATGCAGAACCTCCTTCCCGAGCCGCCGGCCACCCGACTGCCCGCCGACGCCGACGCCGACCAGGCCCTCGCGGCCGCCGCGGCGGCCGGCACCGACGAGGCGTTCAAGGCGGTCGCGGCCAGGTTCCCGGCCTACAGCGCGGCGTGGGCGCCGCTGGCCGCGAACGCCCTCACCGCCGGCGAGCCGGTGACCGCTTATGCCTATGCCCGCACCGGCTACCACCGCGGCCTCGACGCGTTGCGCCGCAACGGCTGGAAGGGCCACGGCCCGGTGCCCTGGTCGCACGAGCCGAACCAGGGCTTCCTCCGGTGCCTGCACGCGCTGTCCCAGGCCGCCGCCGCGATCGGCGAGGCGGACGAGGCGGCGCGCTGCGCCCAGTTCCTCAGGGACAGCGACCCGGCCGCCGCCGACGCCCTGTCCTGA
- a CDS encoding adenylosuccinate synthase, producing MPVIVLIGAQWGDEGKGKATDLLGDRLDYVVKFNGGNNAGHTVVIDGEKYALHLLPSGILSPNVVPVIGNGVVVDLNVLFQEIDGLEARGIDTSRLRISANAHVIASYNRSMDKVSERFLGARRIGTTGRGIGPTYADKMNRVGIRVQDLFDESILRQKVTAALAFKNQVLSKIYNRSAVKAEDVVQELLSYVDRLRPYVADTALELSQAIDNDKVVLCEAGQATLLDVDHGTYPFVTSSNATAGGACTGSGIPPTRIDRVVAVLKAFTSRVGEGPFPTELHDKWGDYLREVGHEYGTTTGRPRRIGWLDLVIGRYAQRINGVTDFAMTKLDNYDGLDEIPVCVAYEVNGVRHDEMPINQTDFHHAKPIYETLPGWKQDISGCRKFADLPREAQDFVEFVEARIGARISIVGVGPGREAVIERHSVLGDA from the coding sequence GTGCCGGTGATCGTTTTGATCGGCGCCCAATGGGGCGACGAGGGCAAGGGCAAAGCCACGGACCTGCTGGGCGACCGGCTCGACTACGTGGTCAAGTTCAACGGTGGCAACAACGCGGGCCACACCGTCGTCATCGACGGCGAGAAATACGCACTCCACCTGCTCCCGAGCGGGATCCTCTCCCCGAACGTCGTACCGGTGATCGGCAACGGCGTCGTCGTCGACCTGAACGTGCTGTTCCAGGAGATCGACGGCCTGGAAGCCCGCGGTATCGACACGTCCCGGCTGCGGATCAGCGCGAACGCGCACGTGATCGCGTCCTACAACCGCTCGATGGACAAGGTCTCCGAGCGCTTCCTGGGCGCCCGGCGGATCGGCACCACCGGTCGCGGCATCGGCCCGACCTACGCCGACAAGATGAACCGGGTCGGCATCCGGGTGCAGGACCTCTTCGACGAGTCGATCCTCCGGCAGAAGGTGACCGCCGCCCTGGCGTTCAAGAACCAGGTGCTGTCGAAGATCTACAACCGCAGCGCGGTCAAGGCCGAGGACGTCGTCCAGGAGCTGCTCTCCTACGTCGACCGGCTCCGGCCCTACGTCGCGGACACCGCGCTGGAACTGTCCCAGGCGATCGACAACGACAAGGTGGTGCTCTGCGAGGCCGGGCAGGCCACCCTGCTCGACGTCGACCACGGCACCTACCCGTTCGTGACCAGCTCGAACGCGACGGCCGGCGGCGCCTGCACCGGCTCCGGCATCCCGCCCACCCGGATCGACCGGGTGGTCGCCGTGCTCAAGGCGTTCACCAGCCGGGTCGGCGAGGGCCCGTTCCCCACCGAGCTGCACGACAAGTGGGGCGACTACCTGCGCGAGGTCGGCCACGAGTACGGCACCACCACCGGCCGTCCGCGCCGGATCGGCTGGCTCGACCTGGTGATCGGCCGCTACGCGCAGCGGATCAACGGGGTCACCGACTTCGCGATGACCAAGCTGGACAACTACGACGGCCTGGACGAGATCCCGGTCTGCGTGGCCTACGAGGTGAACGGCGTCCGCCACGACGAGATGCCGATCAACCAGACCGACTTCCACCACGCCAAGCCGATCTACGAGACGCTGCCCGGCTGGAAACAGGACATCTCCGGCTGTCGCAAGTTCGCCGACCTGCCCCGCGAGGCGCAGGACTTCGTCGAGTTCGTCGAGGCCCGGATCGGCGCCCGGATCTCGATCGTCGGCGTCGGCCCCGGCCGCGAGGCGGTCATCGAGCGGCACTCGGTGCTCGGCGACGCCTGA
- the purD gene encoding phosphoribosylamine--glycine ligase, translating to MRVLLIGSGGREHALAVGLAADPSVEFLAAAPGNPGIAQVAELHPVTATDPAAVAALAVELSADLVVIGPEAPLVAGVADAVRAKGIACFGPSAAAAQLEGSKAFANEVMEAAGVPTARSFACTTVDEAKAALAEFGAPYVVKNDGLAAGKGVVVTDDLDTAVRHAEECGKVVIEEFLPGPEVSLFVITDGTAVAPLMPAQDFKRLKDGDAGPNTGGMGAYAPLDWAPADLTERVLRETVEPTLAEMRRRGTPFAGLLYVGLALTPDGPKVIEFNARFGDPETQVVLALLATPLAGLLKAAATGTLAGHPPLIWHDGAAVTVVVASHNYPGTPRTGDVITGAEVPGVIHAGTARDAEGRLVSAGGRVLSVTATGADLAAAREAAYALVGGVSLAGAQFRSDIALRAVNHEIKI from the coding sequence GTGCGCGTACTTCTGATCGGCTCTGGTGGGCGCGAGCACGCGCTTGCCGTCGGGCTCGCCGCCGACCCGTCCGTCGAGTTCCTGGCCGCCGCGCCGGGCAACCCCGGGATCGCCCAGGTGGCGGAGTTGCATCCGGTGACCGCCACCGATCCGGCCGCGGTCGCGGCGCTCGCCGTCGAGCTGAGCGCCGACCTGGTCGTGATCGGCCCGGAGGCCCCGCTGGTGGCCGGCGTCGCCGACGCGGTCCGGGCGAAGGGCATCGCCTGTTTCGGGCCGTCCGCCGCCGCCGCGCAGCTGGAGGGTTCCAAGGCGTTCGCCAACGAGGTGATGGAGGCCGCGGGCGTGCCGACCGCGCGGTCGTTCGCGTGCACCACGGTCGACGAGGCGAAGGCCGCCCTGGCCGAGTTCGGCGCCCCCTATGTGGTGAAGAACGACGGCTTGGCCGCGGGCAAGGGTGTCGTCGTCACCGACGACCTGGACACGGCGGTCCGGCACGCCGAGGAGTGCGGCAAGGTCGTCATCGAGGAGTTCCTGCCTGGTCCGGAGGTCTCGCTCTTCGTGATCACCGACGGGACCGCGGTCGCCCCGCTGATGCCGGCCCAGGACTTCAAGCGGCTCAAGGACGGCGACGCGGGTCCGAACACCGGCGGGATGGGCGCTTACGCCCCGCTCGACTGGGCGCCGGCCGACCTGACCGAGCGGGTGCTCCGGGAGACCGTCGAGCCGACCCTGGCCGAGATGCGCCGGCGCGGCACCCCGTTCGCCGGGTTGCTCTACGTCGGTCTCGCGCTCACCCCGGACGGCCCCAAGGTCATCGAGTTCAACGCCCGTTTCGGCGACCCGGAGACCCAGGTCGTGCTGGCCCTGCTGGCCACGCCGCTGGCCGGGCTGCTCAAGGCGGCCGCCACCGGCACGCTGGCCGGTCACCCGCCGCTGATCTGGCACGACGGCGCCGCGGTCACGGTCGTGGTGGCCAGTCACAACTACCCGGGCACGCCGCGCACCGGTGACGTGATCACCGGTGCCGAGGTGCCGGGGGTGATCCACGCCGGCACGGCTCGCGACGCCGAGGGCCGGCTGGTCTCGGCCGGCGGCAGGGTGCTCAGCGTGACCGCCACCGGTGCGGATCTGGCCGCCGCGCGCGAGGCCGCCTATGCGCTGGTCGGCGGCGTCTCCCTGGCCGGCGCGCAGTTCCGCTCGGACATCGCGCTGCGCGCGGTCAACCACGAGATCAAGATCTGA
- a CDS encoding SCP2 sterol-binding domain-containing protein: MTEFNLESLSSIGPKEFAQLVKSTPDSKISEIMASDSRGKILDEVFNRMPTLFRAEKAGDAQAVIHWIITGPNGASNTYETVIENGACTVTNEPVREPKLAMTMDAVTFLKVVAGDGNPMMLFMTGKIKAKGDLALAASIAKLFDIPKA; this comes from the coding sequence ATGACTGAATTCAACCTTGAGTCGCTCTCCTCGATCGGCCCGAAGGAGTTCGCGCAGCTCGTCAAGTCCACTCCGGACTCCAAGATCAGCGAGATCATGGCGTCGGACTCGCGGGGCAAGATCCTGGACGAGGTCTTCAACCGGATGCCCACCCTGTTCCGCGCGGAGAAGGCGGGCGACGCCCAGGCCGTCATCCACTGGATCATCACCGGGCCGAACGGCGCCTCGAACACCTACGAGACCGTGATCGAGAACGGCGCCTGCACCGTCACCAACGAGCCGGTCCGCGAGCCCAAGCTCGCGATGACCATGGACGCGGTGACCTTCCTCAAGGTGGTGGCCGGCGACGGCAACCCGATGATGCTGTTCATGACCGGCAAGATCAAGGCGAAGGGCGACCTGGCGCTGGCCGCCAGCATCGCGAAGCTCTTCGACATCCCCAAGGCCTGA
- a CDS encoding ArsR/SmtB family transcription factor — translation MPLGDASLRALAHPVRLRIMSLLTGAELTAADIARELGITHANASYHLRNLLAGGLIVTAGEQKIRGGLAKRYRYDVSRRFTPEQAGLFYPAAADELTRRARARRPEGLGVLGDAEVWVDPEVWRDVHDRISAALHDLHAAARPAGTAGTIRTSTTVALFEMDPDGRR, via the coding sequence ATGCCTTTGGGGGATGCCTCGCTGCGCGCACTGGCCCACCCGGTCCGGTTGCGGATCATGTCGCTGCTCACCGGCGCCGAGCTGACCGCCGCCGACATCGCCCGGGAGCTCGGCATCACCCACGCCAACGCCAGCTACCACCTGCGCAACCTGCTCGCCGGCGGCCTGATCGTGACGGCCGGCGAGCAGAAGATCCGCGGGGGCCTGGCCAAGCGGTACCGCTACGACGTGTCCCGGCGGTTCACCCCGGAGCAGGCCGGGCTCTTCTATCCGGCGGCGGCCGACGAGCTGACCCGGCGGGCCCGGGCGCGCCGGCCCGAGGGCCTCGGCGTGCTGGGTGACGCCGAGGTCTGGGTCGACCCCGAGGTCTGGCGGGACGTGCACGACCGGATCAGCGCCGCACTGCACGACCTGCATGCCGCGGCCCGGCCGGCGGGCACCGCCGGGACGATCCGGACCAGCACCACGGTGGCGCTCTTCGAGATGGACCCGGACGGGCGGCGGTGA
- a CDS encoding MFS transporter: MRVPAPLRRPAFRLLLAGRAADAFGNAFATFALTFAVLDLTGRTGDAGLVVGVRTLLNVVFLLFGGVLADRLPKNLLMVGANLVAALTQGTVATLVLTGSATVPLLVALAAVNGSVAAVAMPASASLLPRTVAEDERQQANALNRLSLSTAMIIGAPLGGVLVAVVGPGWAIAADGGTFLVSACCFALIRLPAAAAERPPAKPGVLHELRTGWTEFRSHTWLWVVVAGACVMNMAWSGATHILGPAVAAETIGRPAWGVVLAVQTAGMIAGSLLAMRLRLRRFLRYGVIALTAMAGPLIVLGLDPHLVPLAGAAFLAGVALEIFSVGWETTMQEHIPADRLARVYSYDMVGSFLAVPVGEIAIGPLADRFGPQPTLLGAAAVLLLAVVGMVSSSDVRNRRHRLPGAAPGHMEESVS, translated from the coding sequence GTGAGGGTCCCGGCGCCGCTGCGCCGCCCGGCGTTCCGGCTGCTCCTGGCCGGTCGTGCGGCGGACGCCTTCGGCAACGCGTTCGCCACCTTCGCGCTGACCTTCGCGGTTCTCGACCTGACCGGCCGGACCGGCGACGCCGGGCTGGTGGTCGGCGTGCGCACCCTGCTCAACGTGGTGTTCCTGCTCTTCGGTGGCGTCCTCGCCGACCGGTTGCCGAAAAATCTGCTGATGGTCGGCGCCAACCTGGTCGCCGCGCTCACCCAGGGCACCGTCGCCACCCTGGTGCTGACCGGCTCGGCGACCGTCCCGCTGCTGGTCGCGCTCGCCGCGGTGAACGGCTCGGTGGCCGCGGTGGCCATGCCGGCGAGCGCGTCGCTGCTGCCCCGGACCGTCGCGGAGGACGAGCGGCAGCAGGCCAACGCGCTGAACCGGCTGTCGCTGAGCACCGCGATGATCATCGGCGCTCCGCTGGGCGGCGTGCTGGTCGCGGTGGTCGGCCCGGGCTGGGCGATCGCCGCCGACGGCGGCACGTTCCTGGTCTCCGCATGCTGCTTCGCCCTGATCCGGCTGCCGGCCGCGGCCGCCGAGCGGCCGCCGGCCAAGCCGGGCGTGCTGCACGAGCTTCGCACCGGCTGGACCGAGTTCCGCTCGCACACCTGGCTCTGGGTGGTGGTGGCCGGCGCCTGCGTGATGAACATGGCCTGGTCCGGCGCCACCCACATCCTCGGTCCCGCGGTCGCCGCCGAGACCATCGGCCGGCCGGCCTGGGGCGTGGTGCTGGCCGTGCAGACCGCCGGGATGATCGCCGGGAGCCTGCTCGCGATGCGCTTGCGGCTGCGGCGCTTCCTCCGGTACGGCGTGATCGCGCTCACCGCGATGGCCGGGCCGCTGATCGTGCTCGGCCTCGACCCGCACCTCGTGCCGCTGGCCGGGGCGGCCTTCCTGGCCGGCGTCGCGCTGGAGATCTTCAGCGTCGGCTGGGAGACCACGATGCAGGAGCACATCCCGGCCGACCGGCTGGCCCGGGTCTACTCCTACGACATGGTCGGGTCGTTCCTGGCCGTGCCGGTCGGCGAGATCGCGATCGGCCCGCTCGCCGACCGGTTCGGCCCGCAGCCGACCCTGCTCGGCGCGGCCGCGGTGCTGCTGCTCGCCGTGGTCGGGATGGTGAGCAGCTCAGACGTCCGCAACCGGCGTCACCGGCTGCCGGGGGCGGCACCCGGGCACATGGAAGAATCAGTGTCGTGA